In Leptospira stimsonii, a single window of DNA contains:
- a CDS encoding PhzF family phenazine biosynthesis protein: protein MKLRILQIDAFAEKVFQGNPAALCPLEKWISEDSMQKIALENNLSETVFFVPEGDFFRIRWFTPEQEVDLCGHATLATAHYLFDQGMIEGDVARFQSLSGELSVFKKENLLYLDFPSRKPIRVEIPPKEIIESFSILPKEVWKSRDYLLVYENENDLRELSYNVEIAKNLDSLGIIATCPGKDYDFLSRFFAPAAGLYEDPVTGSSHCSLIPFWSERLGKKNLNAYQASRRGGKLFCEDLGERVRIGGTCVPYLEGWIDV, encoded by the coding sequence ATGAAACTGAGAATTCTACAAATCGACGCGTTCGCTGAAAAAGTGTTTCAGGGGAATCCGGCCGCCCTTTGTCCTTTGGAAAAATGGATCTCTGAAGATTCCATGCAGAAGATCGCCCTTGAAAATAATCTGAGTGAAACCGTTTTTTTCGTCCCGGAAGGGGACTTCTTTCGAATTCGTTGGTTTACTCCCGAACAAGAAGTAGACCTCTGCGGTCACGCAACTCTTGCTACGGCCCATTATCTTTTCGATCAAGGAATGATCGAAGGAGATGTGGCTCGATTTCAATCTCTTTCGGGTGAACTTTCCGTTTTTAAAAAGGAGAATCTTCTTTATCTCGACTTTCCTTCTCGAAAGCCGATTCGAGTGGAGATTCCTCCGAAAGAAATTATAGAATCGTTTTCAATCCTACCCAAAGAGGTTTGGAAATCCAGAGATTATCTTCTCGTCTATGAGAATGAAAACGATCTCCGCGAGCTTTCCTACAACGTCGAGATAGCGAAGAATTTGGATTCTTTAGGAATTATAGCGACCTGCCCCGGAAAAGATTATGATTTTCTCTCCCGATTCTTTGCGCCTGCCGCGGGTTTGTACGAGGACCCTGTTACAGGTTCGTCTCATTGTTCCTTGATTCCTTTTTGGTCGGAAAGATTGGGTAAGAAAAATCTAAACGCGTACCAAGCTTCTCGAAGAGGAGGAAAACTTTTTTGCGAAGATTTGGGGGAACGAGTTCGAATCGGAGGAACCTGTGTTCCGTATTTGGAAGGATGGATTGACGTATGA